In a genomic window of Pedosphaera parvula Ellin514:
- a CDS encoding C-type lectin domain-containing protein, whose product MPPWTTKLLFLLSFTLVHLAAADPISQRTTNSSNNHIYILLNASTWTDAEAEAVALGGHLATIRNQAEEDWIFHTFGSYDNTQRLLWIGLSDRDRKSHFTWSSGESVSYTAWAPGEPNNVGSGEDYAAIFYPNHSQRNKWNDWDNRTSDPIGLPMNGVVEIIPPPPILAANKTTAGTLATTGKPATSNATGTAGIQPNLVPVEITPAVTITNVQGAVQLYWPISAAGYTLEATTNLAQPFTMFGYSEATNTALGIITVTITNPGDQMFFRLHKP is encoded by the coding sequence ATGCCACCTTGGACCACAAAACTACTCTTTCTGCTGTCATTCACTCTCGTCCACCTTGCTGCCGCCGACCCCATCAGCCAGCGCACCACCAATTCCAGCAACAACCATATTTACATTCTCCTCAACGCCTCCACCTGGACAGATGCGGAAGCCGAAGCCGTCGCCCTCGGCGGTCATCTCGCCACGATCCGCAACCAGGCCGAGGAAGACTGGATCTTTCACACCTTTGGCAGCTACGACAATACCCAACGACTCCTCTGGATTGGCCTGAGCGACCGCGACCGCAAATCCCACTTCACCTGGAGCAGCGGGGAATCCGTCTCCTATACCGCCTGGGCGCCCGGCGAACCCAACAACGTCGGCAGCGGCGAAGATTATGCCGCCATCTTCTATCCCAATCACAGCCAGCGCAACAAATGGAACGACTGGGACAACCGCACCAGCGACCCCATCGGACTCCCGATGAACGGCGTCGTCGAAATCATTCCACCGCCTCCCATTCTCGCCGCCAATAAAACGACCGCCGGCACTCTCGCCACAACCGGCAAGCCAGCTACCAGCAATGCCACCGGCACCGCAGGCATTCAACCAAACCTCGTTCCAGTCGAGATCACCCCCGCCGTCACCATCACCAACGTGCAAGGCGCCGTGCAACTCTACTGGCCCATTTCAGCCGCTGGCTACACCCTCGAAGCCACCACCAACCTCGCCCAACCCTTCACCATGTTCGGCTACAGCGAAGCCACCAACACCGCCCTCGGAATCATCACCGTCA